AGGCCGCACTAATTTTGATATTAAGAAGCGAATCGAGTGAAATTGAGGAAGCTAACAAATCGTCGCTTTGCCCAATAGCGTTTGGTATTAAGAGAAATGTTAGGAGTAAATATTTTACAATAATTTGCATATTTATCCAAGAACTCTGAATACTTCTGAAGAGGTAGTAATACCTGACAATACTTTTCGAATTGCTGAGTATCGGATTGTTCTGAAACCATTAAGATGAGCAGCTTCTTTTAACTTCATTAGTGGTGCGTTCTGGTAGATTAAATCTTTTAATCGGTCATCTACGGTAAGCAACTCGTGGACTGCGGTAAGCCCTGAGTATCCGCTGCCGCTACAAGACTTACAACCTTGTCCTTTATAAAATATTAATTCAGATTTATAACCGCAGATACCCAAGCGATTTAATTCTTCATCGGAAGGTTTATAGGATTGCTTGCAATCGGGACAGATAGTTCTTATTAACTGCTGATAGATAACTCCGGACAGAGTCGGTGCCAGCCAAAAGGGCGGGATACCGAGTTGGAGCAAGCGTGGAATAGTCCCGATAGCATTGCTGGACAACATTGTACTTAGAACTAAATTCCCATTTAGGGCAGCCTCTGCGGCTACAATTCCAGTTTCTACGTCTCGGATTTCACCTATTAAAATAACATTTGGTCGCTGCCGCAAAATTGATTTTAAAGCATCTGCAAAACCGAACGATTTATCAACTCCTGCATGTACCTGTGTAGCAAAATCGAGCTTAAATTCGATCGGGTCTTCAACTGTTAAAATATTTTTTTCAGCAACATTGAGTTGGTTAACTGCAGAATATAGGGTAGTACTTTTACCGCTTCCTGCAGGTCCAGTAATTAAAATCAATCCACTCGGTTTACTTATTAAATAGAGAAGTTTTTCCAGATTTCTGCTAGATAAACCGATATTTTCTATATGCCGGATCGAGGTAGTTTTAATAAATAGCCGAAGAGCGATCCTCTCACCATAAACTGAAGGTAAAAAATTGACCCTGACATCGATTTGTTGAGTTCCGATATTAGTAGTAAAGCCACCTTCTTGAGGTTTGCGTTTTTCAAAAGCATTTAAATCGGCTCGGGTTTTAAAAATGTTAGCAAAATTCTCGCTGAATTCCCGCGGAAGCGATATGAGTCTTTCCAACACACCAAACTTGTCGGTTCGCACTCGCAGCTCATTCTCCATCGGTTCAAAATGTATATCGTGCGCATCATTTTTTAGAGCTTTAATAATAATTTCTTCTGTTAAAACATCGAATGGCGGTAGCTTTCCGTTCCTTTGTGCTTCAATAATTCTATCTCTGCCAATCAACTTCATATCAAATTGTTCGAGACTAAATCTGCTTGTGAGCGTCTTGATTTCGTCAACCTTGACTCCTTTACTTTTAACAAGATTTCGGTAATTGGCTAACGTAATTCCAATAGGTATGATAACTCGCTTAGATTCTTGTTTTAATAAATCAATCAGTGGTTTATACGGCGGGTCAACGAATGCAACGGTCAACTCCATTCCTGTCAGGGTGAGCGGAATAATACGATACTTCAAGCAGGTAGAGTGGGACAACAACGGCTCCTTCAAAGTAATATGCCCTTCGTTGATCACGATTTCAGGTATGTCAAAAGTGGTTGCAATGCTTTGCTGAACAATCTCATCGGCAACTCCGATTTCATCGACTAAAACTTCAGCACAACCTTGAGTATGGCTTTCTTTTAGAAGCTTTAAAAATTTTTCGTATTTGAGTTTATCGATTATATTTAAAGCGAACAAATTTTTAGCTAACGTTACATCTTCATCATACAGCATGAACGAGCCCTTTCAAGTTATGATTTTTTGAACATTGAATCGATTTCAGTCTGTGAAAGTGTATATTTTTTTTCTTTCGTTTGAAAGTTGTCTTCTTCTAAAATTGCCTTGATATCTTCCTCTGAAAAATTTTCACCGACGAACAAACCTTGTCTGGTTTGTTTATGATTTAAATTTTGAATACCCTCCGGGCTCACTTTTGTAAGCATTCCGCAACCTCCACAGTAGATATCTTTTTCGCTATTAATAAAACCGCACGAATGCCTTTGAGTTGGTAGTGTTTTACCACAATGTAGGCAAAATAGCCGGTTGATGTTATTTTCGGTATTGCACGCTTCACATATCATATTAGTTCTCTCCTCTATTGCTTAAAATCTCTTTTACAATATTTAAAAAGAATTGATTATCGTATGGTTTTACAAAATAATAGAGCGCTCCTGCTTTTTTTGCGGCGCCTACATTTTCGGGGTTAGCAAGGGATGAAATCATAACTACACGCGCCTTCGGATTTATTTTCATAATATCCTCTAAAACATCCATCCCGTTTTTCTTTGGAAGCATTATATCCAAAACTACGAGATCGGGATTCAATTGTTTGAATTTTTCAA
Above is a window of Bacteroidota bacterium DNA encoding:
- a CDS encoding GspE/PulE family protein, coding for MLYDEDVTLAKNLFALNIIDKLKYEKFLKLLKESHTQGCAEVLVDEIGVADEIVQQSIATTFDIPEIVINEGHITLKEPLLSHSTCLKYRIIPLTLTGMELTVAFVDPPYKPLIDLLKQESKRVIIPIGITLANYRNLVKSKGVKVDEIKTLTSRFSLEQFDMKLIGRDRIIEAQRNGKLPPFDVLTEEIIIKALKNDAHDIHFEPMENELRVRTDKFGVLERLISLPREFSENFANIFKTRADLNAFEKRKPQEGGFTTNIGTQQIDVRVNFLPSVYGERIALRLFIKTTSIRHIENIGLSSRNLEKLLYLISKPSGLILITGPAGSGKSTTLYSAVNQLNVAEKNILTVEDPIEFKLDFATQVHAGVDKSFGFADALKSILRQRPNVILIGEIRDVETGIVAAEAALNGNLVLSTMLSSNAIGTIPRLLQLGIPPFWLAPTLSGVIYQQLIRTICPDCKQSYKPSDEELNRLGICGYKSELIFYKGQGCKSCSGSGYSGLTAVHELLTVDDRLKDLIYQNAPLMKLKEAAHLNGFRTIRYSAIRKVLSGITTSSEVFRVLG
- a CDS encoding zinc ribbon domain-containing protein encodes the protein MICEACNTENNINRLFCLHCGKTLPTQRHSCGFINSEKDIYCGGCGMLTKVSPEGIQNLNHKQTRQGLFVGENFSEEDIKAILEEDNFQTKEKKYTLSQTEIDSMFKKS
- a CDS encoding response regulator, translated to MSEQYLSSTILIVDDSDYIRTIMTTLFKKEGLTKIFTAADGLSAVEKFKQLNPDLVVLDIMLPKKNGMDVLEDIMKINPKARVVMISSLANPENVGAAKKAGALYYFVKPYDNQFFLNIVKEILSNRGEN